The proteins below are encoded in one region of Amycolatopsis acidiphila:
- a CDS encoding alanine racemase encodes MFLRHLADRNPDLASVAFDLHRSGAIPPNTWVIDLDTVADNARVLGERARELGLSTYLMTKQFGRNPYVTAVGLARGLDSTVCVDITCALQLTRYGLPIGHLGHLNQVPRVFVDRAVSWRPQVITVFNAEHAEWISAAAARQGVTQDLLLKVYSDGDVFFQGQEGGTAESEVPAVAKRIAALSNVRVVGVTAFPCVRYDPEGTGAPELTPNFDTVVRCAKELTALGFEINQVNTPGNTSSATMKLLADHGATHVEPGHGLTGTTPSHAADATLPERPAFVYVSEISHHFRNYAYAFGGGLFQDIYPAGYTAKALVGPTWEAARNNTLSYRHDIPQIIDYHAVLEPGDRCAVGDTALFGFRTQMQMTRSYVAPVSGIRTGEPRLRFLFDNAATALDPDTVQPVAAERVVADLRVVRDLYGNS; translated from the coding sequence ATGTTTCTCCGCCATCTCGCCGACCGGAATCCGGATCTGGCGTCCGTCGCGTTCGACCTGCATCGGTCCGGAGCCATCCCGCCCAACACCTGGGTCATCGACCTCGACACGGTCGCGGACAACGCGCGGGTGCTGGGCGAGCGAGCTCGGGAACTCGGACTGTCCACCTACCTGATGACCAAGCAGTTCGGCCGCAACCCCTACGTGACGGCGGTGGGCCTGGCCCGCGGGCTGGACAGCACGGTCTGCGTGGACATCACCTGTGCTTTGCAGTTGACCCGGTACGGCCTGCCGATCGGTCATCTCGGCCATCTCAACCAGGTGCCGCGTGTGTTCGTGGACCGGGCCGTCAGCTGGCGTCCACAGGTCATCACCGTCTTCAACGCCGAGCACGCGGAGTGGATCAGTGCTGCGGCCGCCCGGCAGGGTGTCACCCAGGACCTGCTGCTGAAGGTCTACAGCGATGGGGACGTCTTCTTCCAGGGCCAGGAGGGTGGCACGGCCGAGTCCGAGGTACCGGCGGTGGCGAAGCGGATCGCGGCGTTGTCGAATGTCCGGGTCGTCGGCGTCACCGCGTTTCCCTGCGTCCGTTACGACCCCGAAGGCACCGGCGCGCCCGAACTGACGCCGAACTTCGACACGGTGGTCCGCTGCGCGAAGGAACTCACCGCGCTCGGCTTCGAGATCAACCAGGTCAACACACCGGGGAACACCTCGTCGGCCACCATGAAGCTGCTGGCCGACCACGGCGCCACGCACGTCGAGCCCGGCCACGGGCTCACCGGTACGACTCCCAGTCATGCCGCCGACGCCACACTTCCGGAGCGCCCGGCGTTCGTCTACGTCAGCGAGATCTCCCACCACTTCCGGAACTACGCGTACGCGTTCGGCGGCGGGTTGTTCCAGGACATCTACCCAGCAGGCTATACGGCGAAAGCGTTGGTCGGGCCGACCTGGGAAGCCGCACGGAACAACACGCTGTCGTACCGGCACGACATTCCGCAGATCATCGACTACCACGCCGTGCTCGAGCCCGGCGACCGGTGCGCGGTCGGCGACACCGCGCTGTTCGGCTTCCGCACGCAGATGCAGATGACCCGGTCGTACGTGGCACCGGTGAGTGGTATCCGCACCGGCGAGCCGCGGCTGCGCTTCCTGTTCGACAACGCGGCCACCGCGTTGGATCCGGACACTGTCCAGCCGGTCGCCGCGGAGCGGGTAGTCGCCGATCTGCGCGTCGTACGCGACCTGTACGGGAACAGCTGA
- a CDS encoding APC family permease — translation MSRETRSATPVEGELPQGRLRGGAIGALGAAVVSMAFMGPATSVAFNTAPGAAKTGFALPVGIVLALLVCLITASTVSAFSGKLPSAGFAFTFNSHAYGKGTGFVSGWLLALAYGAVGPMLFSAMGSFGSQFLSDQFHWRVPWWVISALVLLIIWFVGSRGITSSVKTALIFLVLELGVLLALFGTVIGRGGDSGNSLGPFDPANSLTGTSGIGFGMLWGVLMFVGFESAGTLGEETRNPRRNVPRALFTAVITVGVLYVLSGYVAAIGFGAGHADALAADTSPWSTLSDRYWGRGVAWLFTLTVLNSQFANALSGSTGAVRIIFSLGREGLLSRRLGRTNDRDSPVRAWMTYIGLSAVVTFVVGWLIGPLGTYNLLGSLLGLGIVVLYILMNIGVIRYFWRHHRAEFSVLRHGVLPAAGSVLMLLPIYGLLWPVPSWPYNLVPYILLVWVLIGIGYFVHVRRHKPAVVEAMGRVWEADSTPPPSEATGADQGLSCD, via the coding sequence GTGAGTCGCGAAACCCGTTCGGCCACGCCGGTCGAGGGCGAGCTCCCGCAGGGCCGGCTACGTGGCGGCGCGATCGGAGCACTGGGCGCCGCGGTGGTCTCGATGGCGTTCATGGGCCCGGCCACCAGCGTGGCGTTCAACACCGCGCCCGGCGCGGCGAAGACCGGGTTCGCGCTGCCCGTGGGGATTGTGCTCGCCTTGTTGGTCTGCCTCATCACGGCCTCGACGGTCAGCGCGTTCTCCGGCAAACTTCCCTCAGCCGGGTTCGCGTTCACGTTCAACAGCCATGCCTACGGCAAGGGAACCGGTTTCGTCTCCGGCTGGCTGCTGGCGCTCGCGTACGGCGCGGTCGGCCCGATGCTGTTCTCAGCCATGGGCAGCTTCGGCAGCCAGTTCCTGTCCGACCAGTTCCACTGGCGTGTGCCGTGGTGGGTCATCAGCGCCCTCGTGCTGCTGATCATCTGGTTCGTCGGCTCACGCGGCATCACCAGTTCGGTCAAGACCGCGCTGATCTTTCTCGTGCTCGAGCTGGGCGTCTTGCTCGCGTTGTTCGGAACCGTCATCGGCCGAGGGGGTGACAGTGGCAACAGCCTGGGGCCGTTCGACCCTGCCAACTCGCTGACCGGTACCAGCGGCATCGGCTTCGGCATGCTGTGGGGCGTCCTGATGTTCGTCGGCTTCGAATCGGCCGGCACACTCGGCGAGGAAACACGCAACCCGCGGCGCAATGTGCCGAGGGCGCTGTTCACTGCGGTGATCACGGTCGGCGTGCTGTACGTCCTGTCCGGTTACGTGGCGGCGATCGGGTTCGGTGCCGGCCACGCCGACGCCCTCGCCGCCGACACCAGCCCGTGGAGCACGCTGTCCGATCGCTACTGGGGGCGAGGAGTGGCCTGGCTGTTCACCCTGACGGTACTGAACAGCCAGTTCGCGAACGCGCTGTCCGGCTCGACGGGCGCGGTGCGCATCATCTTCTCGCTGGGCCGGGAAGGGCTGCTCAGCCGGCGGCTGGGCAGGACGAACGATCGAGACAGCCCGGTGCGCGCCTGGATGACCTACATCGGGCTGTCCGCCGTCGTCACCTTCGTGGTCGGCTGGCTGATCGGCCCGTTGGGCACCTACAACCTGCTGGGCAGCCTGCTCGGACTCGGCATCGTGGTGCTCTACATCCTGATGAACATTGGCGTCATCCGGTACTTCTGGCGGCACCACCGCGCCGAGTTCTCCGTCCTGCGGCACGGAGTGCTACCGGCCGCCGGGAGCGTACTCATGCTGCTGCCGATCTACGGTCTACTGTGGCCGGTTCCGTCGTGGCCCTACAACCTGGTGCCCTACATCCTGCTGGTGTGGGTGCTGATCGGCATCGGCTATTTCGTCCACGTTCGTCGCCACAAGCCGGCCGTCGTGGAGGCGATGGGCCGGGTCTGGGAAGCCGACTCCACGCCCCCACCCTCAGAGGCGACCGGTGCTGACCAGGGCCTGTCCTGCGATTGA
- a CDS encoding phosphoheptose isomerase family protein translates to MALESGLKMREAAQLWTESYPHLEYRHGPIPIAHSGRIVWVFGEPAPGIVADAAATGAVVVADDLDPIADLVRVQFPAVGRAEAAGPDPDWPRSLTRSVVLRPGGP, encoded by the coding sequence GTGGCCCTGGAGTCGGGTCTGAAGATGCGCGAGGCGGCGCAGTTGTGGACCGAGTCTTACCCGCACCTGGAGTATCGGCACGGCCCGATCCCCATCGCGCACTCCGGCCGCATCGTATGGGTGTTCGGTGAGCCCGCCCCCGGCATCGTCGCTGACGCGGCTGCCACCGGCGCGGTGGTGGTCGCCGACGATCTCGACCCGATCGCCGACCTTGTCCGGGTCCAGTTCCCGGCCGTCGGCCGCGCCGAGGCCGCCGGGCCGGACCCGGACTGGCCGCGCTCGCTGACTCGCTCGGTGGTGCTCCGCCCAGGCGGCCCGTGA
- a CDS encoding NADP-dependent oxidoreductase — MKAIVATEQAAEAAGITLAERPEPTPAINDVVVEVHASGFVPAEWEWPSTWVDRSGHDRVQAIIGHEFAGVVSSLGYGTTGLSPGQRVFGITDWHRDGTLAEYAAVEARNLAPLPGNVGFTVGASLPISGLTAWQGLFQHGRLQAGRSVLAHGAAGAVGSVVTQLAREFGAYVIGTGRTADRQAALDFGANEFLDLDHDDLDDIGGVDLVFDVIGGDIQRRSASIIRPGGTLVSVVGPVETRPVDGLAIDFVVESVPSQLMEIVDRVRDGRLRTHIGTVAPLDDAVPALNPTERRKGKTVIRVRP, encoded by the coding sequence ATGAAGGCAATCGTCGCGACGGAACAGGCGGCGGAAGCAGCCGGGATCACACTCGCGGAGCGGCCTGAGCCGACGCCGGCGATCAACGACGTCGTCGTTGAAGTCCATGCGTCGGGCTTCGTCCCTGCAGAGTGGGAGTGGCCCTCGACGTGGGTCGATCGCTCCGGTCACGATCGAGTCCAGGCGATCATCGGCCACGAGTTCGCCGGAGTGGTCTCCTCCCTCGGCTACGGCACGACGGGACTCTCGCCGGGACAGCGGGTGTTCGGGATCACCGACTGGCACCGCGATGGAACCCTGGCCGAGTACGCGGCCGTGGAGGCACGCAACCTCGCGCCGCTGCCGGGGAACGTCGGCTTCACGGTGGGTGCGAGCCTGCCGATCTCCGGGCTGACCGCATGGCAGGGCCTGTTCCAGCACGGTCGGCTTCAGGCGGGACGGAGCGTCCTCGCCCACGGCGCCGCCGGCGCGGTCGGGTCCGTGGTGACGCAACTCGCCCGGGAGTTCGGCGCCTACGTCATCGGGACCGGGCGGACAGCGGACCGCCAGGCGGCGCTCGACTTCGGCGCGAACGAGTTCCTCGACCTCGACCACGACGATCTCGACGACATCGGCGGGGTCGACCTGGTCTTCGATGTCATCGGCGGTGACATCCAAAGGCGCTCGGCGAGCATCATCCGGCCTGGCGGGACACTGGTATCGGTGGTCGGTCCTGTCGAAACTCGCCCTGTCGACGGCCTCGCGATTGACTTCGTCGTCGAGTCCGTTCCGAGTCAGCTGATGGAGATCGTCGACCGGGTGCGGGACGGGCGCCTTCGCACGCACATCGGAACCGTCGCGCCCCTCGACGACGCCGTCCCTGCGCTTAACCCGACCGAGCGGCGCAAGGGCAAGACCGTCATTCGCGTGCGCCCCTGA
- a CDS encoding TetR/AcrR family transcriptional regulator, producing MEATTEARVPQKLTDKGQATRARILEHAAELIYTKGVHATNNEQLRRAAGISGSQLNHYFPTKESLVLAVIEWQAERVLTFHRSERFGHFESLDSLREWAGFYVAYEHSYQEGCSLGSLAGEIIKTDLDVRAELTSAFEQWRDIFRDGLERMQRLGRISAEADPTRLAYLLLSAFQGGMLLAQVARDIAPLKDALQAAIDYVQTFAVLPAVGVLEDR from the coding sequence ATGGAAGCCACAACGGAAGCTCGGGTGCCGCAGAAGCTCACGGACAAGGGACAGGCGACCCGAGCCCGCATCCTCGAGCACGCCGCGGAGCTCATCTACACCAAGGGCGTCCACGCGACGAACAACGAGCAGCTCCGTCGCGCAGCAGGCATCAGCGGGTCACAGCTCAACCACTACTTCCCGACCAAGGAGAGCCTTGTCCTCGCGGTCATCGAGTGGCAGGCCGAGCGCGTCCTCACGTTCCATCGCAGTGAGCGGTTCGGCCACTTTGAAAGCCTCGACTCGCTTCGGGAATGGGCGGGCTTCTACGTCGCCTACGAACACTCCTACCAGGAAGGCTGCAGCCTCGGCTCGCTCGCCGGCGAGATCATCAAGACCGACCTTGACGTTCGCGCGGAACTCACGAGCGCGTTCGAGCAGTGGAGAGACATCTTCCGAGATGGACTCGAACGGATGCAGAGGCTGGGCCGCATCAGCGCTGAGGCGGATCCCACCCGACTGGCCTACCTCCTGCTCTCCGCTTTTCAGGGCGGCATGCTCCTCGCCCAGGTCGCCCGCGACATCGCCCCGCTGAAAGACGCCCTGCAGGCAGCCATCGACTACGTACAGACATTCGCGGTGCTCCCCGCTGTCGGCGTACTCGAAGATCGGTAG